From a single Maylandia zebra isolate NMK-2024a linkage group LG3, Mzebra_GT3a, whole genome shotgun sequence genomic region:
- the LOC106675854 gene encoding Fc receptor-like protein 5 → MGATLLCELGLFLLCTLLCTGHAQDAVLTIQPSWSIFFTGEFVTFKCNMNKGKDSKLEYKINKNGREFIQYNTLKNYRLEIRSTGDSGEYQCSGRTKSSHKPKHSNTVSLTVLAHKPRATVKAETTIIPVGGSVTLTCSVQSSDGWKYEWFRRTQRTSEGKIRDQQNRDIRVSEGGIYSCRGTRGNPVYYTDRSDEVTIEKTFSNKVVVKQRPNWPQIFRGETITLTCEVQEGGETTAWEYEWRGPRTPTQWTHNNDVTFRVSESSSGDYMCKSRRRDDSYSSTEWSEAFTLSASTDQPKSQITSDMRNIPVGGNVTLTCSVNSSSSSGWKYYWYRDENSSEPLIIQDGVFYPNGQISVSQEGLYRCRGGRGNPVYYTEDSQSVRIDKKAVPEPERSSFLTWLIVGLLCGILLILLLLLLLLYVFKRSKDSFFVRTQNTNQNEIERQNSSPLQDDACFYESIKDCDDTQNAESGDFTYSLIELKNFTMKDDSQFYTQVYYNKAKSKRDKSPAATDEDVYSEIKPQTALGNEYLQ, encoded by the exons ATGGGAGCCACTTTGCTCTGTGAGCTGGGCCTATTCT TGCTTTGTACACTTCTCTGCACTGGACACGCTCAAG ATGCTGTGCTAACTATTCAACCCAGCTGGTCCATTTTTTTCACCGGGGAGTTTGTTACCTTCAAATGTAACATGAACAAAGGAAAAGACAGCAAATTGGAATACAAAATTAACAAGAATGGTCGAGAATTTATCCAGTACAACACACTGAAAAACTACAGATTAGAAATTAGATCTACTGGTGACAGTGGTGAATACCAGTGCTCAGGTCGGACAAAGAGCTCACATAAACCAAAGCACAGTAATACTGTCTCTCTAACTGTATTAG cACATAAACCCAGGGCCACAGTGAAAGCAGAAACAACAATCAtaccagtagggggcagtgtgacactgacctgCTCTGTGCAGAGCTCTGATGGATGGAAATATGAGTGGTTCAGACGAACCCAAAGAACCTCTGAAGGTAAAATCAGAGATCAACAAAACAGAGATATCAGAGTATCTGAAGGAGGAATCTACAGCTGCAGAGGAACAAGAGGAAACCCAGTTTACTACACTGATAGAAGTGATGAAGTCACCATTGAGAAAACCT TTTCCAATAAAGTTGTTGTAAAACAACGACCCAACTGGCCTCAGATATTCAGAGGTGAGACGATCACTCTGACATGTGAGGTGCAGGAAGGAGGTGAAACCACTGCGTGGGAGTATGAATGGAGAGGACCCAGGACACCCACACAGTGGACACACAATAATGATGTGACATTCAGAGTTTCTGAGTCCAGCAGTGGAGACTACATGTGTAAGAGTCGACGCAGAGATGACTCATATTCTTCAACAGAGTGGAGTGAAGCCTTCACATTGTCAGCATCAA CAGATCAACCAAAGTCCCAAATAACATCTGATATGAGAAACATCCCAGTAGGAGGAAATGTGACCCTGACCTGCTCTGTgaactcatcatcatcatctggatgGAAATACTACTGGTACAGAGATGAGAACTCATCTGAACCTCTGATCATACAAGATGGAGTTTTCTACCCAAATGGACAAATCAGTGTCTCACAGGAAGGACTCTacaggtgcagaggaggaagaggaaacccagtttactacacagaggacagccAGTCAGTCAGGATTGATAAAAAGG CAGTACCTGAGCCTGAACGATCTTCATTTCTCACCTGGTTGATTGTTGGACTCCTTTGTGGAATTTTactgattcttcttcttcttcttctgttgttgTATGTCTTCAAGCGGTCAAAGG ATTCATTCTTTGTCAG GACTCAGAACACAAATCAGAATGAAATTGAGAGACAAAACAGTTCTCCTCTCCAAG ATGATGCTTGTTTCTATGAATCAATCAAAGACTGCGACGACACACAAAATG CTGAATCTGGGGATTTCACATATTCTTTGATTGAGTTAAAAAACTTCACAATGAAAG ATGACAGCCAGTTCTACACACAGGTCTACTACAATAAAGCTAAATCCAAGAGAGACAAAT CTCCTGCAGCAACTGATGAAGACGTTTACTCTGAAATCAAGCCACAAACAGCTCTTGGTAATGAGTACCTTCAATAA